CATTAACACACagcatcatcatcatcatcattatcagCATCATCATCACCCCACTAGTATCACCATTATGAGAAGcggagagagagaagaatgttACTCGACCTTTCGTCCCCTGCATGTTGCCTGTCAGAGTCGGGCATGTTTGGGTCAAGAactgggtttgggggtttggagAACAGGCTTTCAAAGGCCATTGTGCTGGCTGTGGTgtggtgaggaggaggagggaggtggaAGAAGGCAGGACACTGCCGCTGCCCGTGGTgcggagggaggaggaggaggtggcggcGGCGCGCACAGCCGCTCTGGGGGCGGCTCGGTGAGGAGGAGGGTCGGGTCCCTCAGTGAGGAGAGATGATGAAGGTTTCACTCACGGTTACTTAGTGAGACACTAACGGGCACTCAGTGCAGGGCGAGGCTGCACAGGCTgagcccggccgccccgcgcgggcaggaggcggaggaggcagcagcggcggcggctcggAGGAGCAGGCCCGGGGCACAGGAGAACGAGAGGACACACACACGGGGgaagggaggtgctggtggccGGAGATGGCTGCCCTAATTCTTCCTTACAAACATGGCGCCCGCTCGAGGCACTCTCACAAAatggcggcagcggcggcggcggcagcggcggcggaggaggacggcggcggcggcggcggcagcgacCCCCGGCGCTTGCCCCCAGCTCGCTCAGCGGCCGCGGCCCGCACTCGCCGCCGCCACCACTGCGTCTTCCGCGCCCGTCGGGGCCGCGATGGCGTCGCCTCGCcgctggccgccgccgccgccgcccgcgaGCACGCTCctcccaccgccgccgccgccgccccgcccccgccgcccggccgtTGGCTGGCGGCGCCTCGCGTCACCGCGCCGCCCGGGCCTCCCATTggcggcgccgcgccgcccgtCACGCCGCCGTGACGTCGCGCGAGCGCTCGGCGGggccccgccctccccgccccgcgggcgacgtgaggaggaggagggggctgcgcgCGCGcccgcgggggggcggggccccgCCTCAGGCCGCGTGCGGGCTGGCGTCACGggcgcgcccccgccgccgttAATGGCGGCCGCTCATGGCGGGCGGCCCCTTAATGGCGGGCGCCGCGCTGCTTCCGGGCcgctcccttccttccctcccccccccgccgcggtcCTCAGGGCCGGCTTCCGCCCCGCGGCGCCTCGCGagagcccggcccggcccccggccccctcccccccgccgcctctccGCTCACCGAGGGGGCCGGGCCTCCTGGCTGCCCCCCGGGGAGCGTTAGGCCTccgggcccggcccgcgggggAATAATTAGTACCCAGCTTGACGCGTTAATTAAAACAAgggctccccgcccccccaaaaaaaaaaatccggcCGCAGGACCTGTCCTCCTCCCGAGGTAAAggccgctgcgggctgggaaGCCTTTAAAAGGAGGGGGCCTCGAGAAATCTGCGCCTTAACCCAGACAGGTAATAAAGTTGTTGCTTAGAGAAGGGGTCATTGCCCAGGGAATGATAAAAACCGGTGTTAGAGAGGTTAAGGCAGACTTTTGTATAGGTAGGTAGACTTTTGTATACATTAAGggaatcattgaatcgtttaggttggaaaaggcctttaaggtcatccagtccaaccattaacctacactaccaagtccaccactaaaccagttaagggtagaccagactaaaccatgtccccaagtgccacctctgcccattttttgaacacttccagggatggggactcccccacctctctgggcagcctgttccaatgcttgactaccctttccgtaaagaaatttttcctaatttccaacctaaaaggGAAATTAAGGGTACATTAAGGGAAGACACACAGTTGTCAGCATCCCTTCAACGACTACTCTTaataaaaggcaggaaaaccaaaacccattAAGAAATCCTTAACGGAGCCGTGGAACAAAATGCCAAAGGGTGCTACTGAAgctaataacaaaaaaaaccaccaaacttACAGCGTTTGCGTCGATAATTCTATCATCAGTTTAGCTCTGTGCCGTAGCCGGCGCAGCGGCTGGGGCGACCCGTGCCCTCAGCAGCTCTCGCTGGATCACAGCCCACCGCAGGCTGATGCTTCCCATGTTCTTCCCCGCTCCGTAATCCGGCGACGCGGGCGGCAGCTCTCGGCATCCCCTTCTGCGCCCGTTGTGTTTGCATTTTCGGTGAATTTCAACCTCGGCTGCGGCTCCCAAGTTCAGTACCTTCACCTCGGGGACGGGCTGGTCCAACTCAAATAAATAGCGTCAGCGGCAAATGTTGTCACCTCATTGCTCATCCTTTCTTCCATAAACTTTTATGTATCTATTTACAACAACACTGGCACCAAGATGGAGACGTCCCACCTGCTAGACCTCTGCACGCCAAGAGCTGGCCGCTTATTCCTACCCTGGCTCTCAGCACTTCATAGTCCCCAGGAGAATCTTGTCTGTTGTTCTCTAACCATTTtaacaatatttcttttaacattGTCTTTTGAGGGACTTTGTCGAAAGTTTCTGGAAAAATCCCAAGTAAGTTACATCaacttattttcctttacagGCTAGTCTCCCTGGCTTGTAAGGCTTTTCGGGACATATGACTCTCTTTTTCCAGTGCCAGCAAtcagagcaaaaaaataaaatttaaaaaaaaaaagaacacccaCATTGAGTCCCATTCGGGAGGGAGGTTTTTCCTCTTACACAAAGGCAAAGCGTGGCCTCACATCCATGAAGAAAGAGTCATCTCTCCATGGTCTCGCACACCAGGCTAGCACCTGAGCAAGATGAGCAGGGCCGGAGATCACGGCCAAGTTCAACCAAAGGTCCAGATCATCGCACAAATCCAAAATTCAATGCAGGAAACCAACCTGAGCTGGAAACCAGCACTTTTGCAGCTCAGGGACTGAAATAAGGCTCCAGGGAGCATGGGAGGGGTGTGGGTGGTGGCCTCAGGTGGGGCTGGTGAGGGCCATTAGGGCTAATTAAGGCTAATTAGTGCCTGTGCACATGTGCATCTCAGTGTGGTGTGCAGCCCGCAGGGCTCAGCACCGTCTCCCCAggtgatgggaaaaaaaaaaaaaaaaaaaggacttcaaATTGAGATTAAAAGCCTGgctcctgcttttcttgcaGTGCGGGCAGGTGCAAAAATCCCTTTTAAACACCCAAAAAACGTGTCGGCAGGAGCATGGTGCAACTGTTTGTTTAAATATCCCTACATGTGTTTGCGTTGTCAGGGAAAAAGGTACGCTTGTGAGAAGCTCCTGAacggctctttttttttttttttttttccaaagtataaCTAAATTTGGCAATCGCAGCTCAACAAATTCCCCAGTACGCTCCCTCGGATATCACAAATATACTGGGATCTGGGGTATGGTGCGGAGAGCGTAGCAACATACCTAGCAAccataacaaataaaaatgttgtggTTCAGCTCTTCATTAAAGCCCGTAACAGGATTAATGAGCGCTTTGGCGTGCGTGCTCCTGCTTTCGCTTCGGCGAGGATTCGAACCGCGGTACGGATCCGCGGGGTGGGAGGAGACGCGGCAGCGCTGATGGGTGCGCACCGGGCGTGGACTTCTCAGGGATGCTGGCTAGGtaataaaattcagatttttaaccTGCAGTTGAAAATAACCTGGCGTTCTCTTGTGTGTTAAAGAGAGAATGGTCACTCTTTCGTTTGCAGGGATGTATCTCATTAGACTGAAGGTGAGGAGAAGCACAGGGATGCTTGGGACTCGGGATGCTCGGCAGGGAATGGCCGATCGGGAACGTATTTTGGAATGAGGATGATgagtaggaggaaaaaaaggggcaCGAAGCCGTGGTCGCCTCCTCTCGCCCCTGCacagggggaagaggagagggaacgCTTTCCCGCACGGATCTTGGAAATTCGAAGGCACTGTATTGATCTCCTGGCGCCTCGGCGGGCGCTGCGTAGCCTCCCTCCGCGGCCTTCAGCCTTTGCATCCTCACCTCCCGGCCATTTGGGGCAAGAGGTTGTGGCTTTGGGGCTCGGGCAGGGCGGCCAAACCCCTCCCGGGGCGCGCAGAGCGCGTCTGGAGTCAGCAGCGCCGGGAACCACCTGCTTTCAGCCCGCGGAAGGCGAGCAGAGGCAAACCGGCTATTTTTTGAGCTCCAAAATATTATTATCTCAAAGAAAAGTTGTATTTACCAGGGCCAGAAGAGCCTCTCTCTGCACATTCCAGGCTCGGGAAGTCTGCAAGATGCCGGAGCGGCTGCtttgggagggggggaaaaaaaaaaaaaatctcctttagTCAGCTCAAATGCTGGCCGGAGGTTTGCAGCCCGGTCCAGGCGCTGGAGAGCAGACCTTAAACGTTTCTGGGGCTGAAAGGGAGATCTGCAGCCAGCTACGGCTGGGAGAGACGGCTGCGCTTCCCGGCTCCGGTCCTGGCCCTCGAGGCGGGCGAGAAGCGGCTGGGAGGACAGGCATGGCTTCCCAAGCCCCGGCGGCAGCGTGCCAGCCGGCCGCGGAGAGGGGAAACCAGTTCACCCTGGCCTGGGGAACTGGGAAAATGTCGTCAGTCCAGGGTTGCGCTGCGAGGGAAAGCCTCCAGTGCAAAGCTCCAAACGCCCGGCTCCAGCCTCGTTAGCCGGTGAAAGCATCAGATGGAAACTATTCTGCCCCATCAGGAACTTATCCTCTTAcggattccttttttttttggactccttttttttttggactcctttttttttttggactcctttttttttttggactccttttttttttggactccttttttttttttggactcctttttttttttggactccttttttttttggactcctttatttttttttttgactcctttttttttttggctcccAGAGCCCGGGAAgacgcgggggggggggtgagtgCAGTCAGTTCAAGGATGATGAAACACATCATTCACCCCGTCAGAGGTACCGCAGCGAGATAAGGCACCAGGAGGGGCTCCTGGCACGTCCCCGGCCTCCTCTTCTGCGTCTCACGGAGGAGCACGTCCCCACGCGCGGGGATTTCTTTTATCACCCCTAACACGCGCGTCGCAGAAGCACGTCCGACCACGCTGGGCAACCACGGCCGGGCAGACCCTGCTCCAGCAAACCACAGGCTCTGGGCTGCCTTCTTTCTCataactgtgttttatttccccaAAGCCGTCCGTTCATCCTCAGCTTTTCctaaaaaatagaattaaatgaaataaaatactccTCCTCGTTTCAGCTCAGCTCCTTTTCGCTTTTGTCTTCCAGCGGCGATTTTCGGTGGCGTACGAGGATGCAGCCAGCCACCTCCGCAGCGCTGCTCCCTTATCTAAGGCGCTAATTTGAAACACACGCCGGGCTGGGTTCACGGGGATGACTGCTCGCCTTCCTGGATGAAAGGCAACTTGGACGGGTCCGGGTTGTTCCGAGGAAAACCTCGTCGCCTGCTGCTCGGGGGCATCCTGGGATGCGGGCGCGTGGCAGAGAGGTCCAGCGGCGCATCCTGCCCATTCCCCGTCCCTCCTCTGACGATGCTTGGCatcatatagaatcatagaatcattgaatcatagaaccatcgaatcgtttaggttggaaaagccctttaacatcatccagtccaaccattaacccaacactaccaagtccaccactaaaccagttaaggggagaggagcaatttcatgtttcctggcttggtggctggattatttttaatgaaagtaaaaactaggaatcattaaggttggaaaggatctccaagatcatcagtccaaccgtcaacccaacacccccatgcgcgctaaaccatgtcccaaagtgccatgtctacacggtttttgaacacttccagggatggggactcccccacctctctgggcagcctcttccaatgcttggccaccctttccatgaagaaatttctcccaatatccaatctaaacctcccctgacgcagcttgaggccatttcctctcgtcctattgcttgttccttgggagaagagaccaacacccccctccctaccccctcctgtcaggagctgcagagagcgatgaggtcccccctcagcctcctcttctccaggctgaacaatcccagttccctccgAACTATCCCAGTTCCCTCcgaacaatcccagttccctccgatggcagccccagctgcacgCTGAGCTGGCGCGGGACGGATTTCACCCCCGGCATCCCGGCAGGGAAAGGTAGGGTTGGGTTTCCCCGGGTGTACCCCCACGGACCACATTTTCTCCGCgggtttttcttctccccataTCCTGAGAGCCTTTGGGTTGCCTTTGGCAGAGTCCGTACGCCCGCGGGTGCATCTGCTTCTACCTCTGCTCTTACACCGCGGAGCTTTAAAGGACATTTCCCCCCCGGCGGGCTTCATCCGTCCCCGTGTACGCTGAGGAAATAAAAGCGGGCACGTCCCCGCCGTCCCCATTGCCACCCGGTTTCTCTTGCAGCGCAACCTCCTGCGGGGATTCCCCATCCGGATCCAAAAAGCGTTAAAAATCCAAAAAGGATTAAGGGGGTGTCctcagcaggaggagaggaggggagaggacaTCTGGGTCCCCTTCGAGGGAGGCAGCGCTGAGCCGCCCCACCAGccgctcctttctcctctcctgacAGTCCTCCTGGGTTTTCCCGAGGGTTTTTCCTTGCGGGTCTTTCCCTGCGGGTCTTTTCCCTGCGGATCTCCAGCACCCCCATCTAAAGGTGGGCAACCCCCAGCTCCGCAGGCACCCGCGCTCCCGCCGGAGCCGGGCCACCcctctccaccaccaccacccgcTTTTGGAAGCAGCTAcgctttcagaaaagcatttttattttaatttttttttttttttttttttttttaagcactcgGGTGGAGGAGCGAGCCTGTTAGGTTTTAAttttcctcccccagcaccacccTGGGATGCATTTTCCTGCCCGGCTCCGCCATCCAGCCGGAGCGCCCGCCAACCCAAACATCCTCCATCCGCCGTGCCCGGGCTgcggcagccccgtgccgacAGCGGCGAGCAGCAAGCACTGAATGTCCCTCCTTGTTCTGTGGGGAGAGCTCCTGCCCCCCTTCCGAGCTCCCACGGAAAAGCCgtaccccccaaaaaaaatccGGCAGCTCAATCCCCCAAAGGATGCAGCACGGATTGGTCTCGTCGGGAATTCTCTTCCCCGGGGGCAAGGAGTGGGAAGGATTTTAGTGGGTGCAGCTCAGCGCACACAGCGTGCCCCCCGAGGGGACTCTGCCCCGCtgcctttttttgggggggcagcagcagggctcctCGAGGCCTCTGGACACTGCTTCGGGGGGGAAGGATGCTCGGGGATGAGCAACatcaggcagaaaaataaaaatttgaaggCAGGTTCTCACCCCACGGAGCCTGAGCCCCCCGCCTCGGACAGCTCCGGGTGAGCATCGTCCCCCCCCGGCCGCGCACGCACGGGGTGCTTTGCTCTGCACCTGCTCAGAGGCTACATCATCGTTTAATGGTACTAAAATCATCGTTCCATGGTACTAAAAAACCAGCATAATGAAGAAACATGCATAACGTCGAGGTTTTGTGGTTAACATGCACAAGCGCTGCACTGAGGAACGGGTTCCGAGGGGGAAGGGATGAGGGGGGACGTGTCCTCCCCCCCGGCACGCGTTACGGCCGAAGCCCAGCAATTCCTGGAGCCGCTTGCACGCAGCGGGGCGGAGGCTGCGGCCgattgaaaaaaaatgaaatattcacaCCTCGAGCTTCCTCGACGCGAGCACCAAGCGCAGCCGaagcccggggcggggggatgcACGCGTGCAAGCCGAAGcccggggttgggggggggggatgcacaCGTGCAACCCAATTCAGGACATTTACGGAGCTGCTGCCCGCGAGCCAAAGCACGGGACGGCCCCAGCCCATCGCCAGCGCTCgtctgcagagccctggggctCCTCCTTCGCCCGGCAGCAGCGTCCCGCTTGCCAAGGAGGGCACCGAGAGCCTGCCACGTCTCGTAGGGATGGATgttgaggggttttttccccGTCCCGGTCAATCCCAGGGGATTGAGATGCCGgaccagccccctccccgcaggcTGCTGTGGGTTTTCTCTGCATCCCGAGGGGAGCGGAGGAATGATTTTACGGGGCTGGGGTCAGCGCAAGCAAGCCTGGGCCAGCGGGGAGGAAAGCTACCGCTGCTACgcgcctccctcctcctgcatgCACCAGCTTAACTTCctccctaaagaaaaaaaaaaaaaaacaccaaaaacaaaggaattaaaaaggaaataagggCCGTGGTTTCTGTCTGCTGTTTCCTGCGCGGCGTaggcgccggggctgcgggacATCGTCCTTCTGGAGCCTCGGCTGGGGACGATGCTCTGCTCCCGCGCCCCGGCGAGCAGGTAACCCCTGCACCCGGTTTCTTTTGCACCtcgtttgcttttctttcccccgCCCCCATAAACACACATAGGTGGGTGTAAAAGCCGCCCCGGGCAGAATAACCTTAACGCAGAGGGGGAGGATGgtgggctgcagaggggctgtggCGTGGGATGTCGCCTGCAGCTCCCGTTTCGCGCCCACCTCCGGGGCTGGCGCTTTCGGGTGGAGGGTGCTGAGCAGAGACCGTCGCCGTCAGGGCAgccgccccggctgccgccTCCCCTAAAACTCATAGGCAGAGACGAAGACGGTGATTTTGGACACGTGCTTGGCCTGGAAGACACGGTCCAGGTACTCGGACATGTCCACGTCCACCTGGATGGTCTGGGGGCCCTTGAGGCTCTGCACCAGGATGAGCTCGCCGGTCTGCCGGTCCGAGCGCTGCATCACGAAGTGGCCGCGGTTGTTGCCGCCCACGATGCCGAAGCGTAGGCTGTCGGGTCCCGGCcggccgggcgccgccgccgtgGCCATGCGGAAGAGCGGGGTGGGCGTCAGCAGGTTGGACGGCAGGGGAAGGTAGTGGAAGGAGATGGTCTTGGGTGCTTGGTGGCACGACCGGCTCTCCATCGGGCAGGGGTTGCGCTCGCACTGGCTGCCAAGGCAAAAGTGGGAGGGAGGTTTGCAGGCGTCCCCGGGGATGCCGGCTCCGTGTCCCCCACCCCGGTGGCATTGGGTCCACGTGGATGCTATCCATACGGACGCTATGCACGTGGTTTTGGGACCCAGCAcgccaaaaaacccacaaaacccgAAGCGGGGACAGCTTCTGCACCCCGCCGCACTTACAAGGGTGATGTTTTGATGTAGGTGACGTTGCCGgcgggctgggggcactgggggctgACGCACTGGAAGCCGCCCCCCGTGTTGATGCAGGTGGTCCCCCCCGTGCAGTTGTCCTGGGACAGGGCGCACTCGTCGACGTCTGCAAAACAAGGGGCGGGCGGCGGGTCGAGCTCAGCGGGGACCTCAAACCCACCCCACCGAGGGGTTCCTTTTGGCAGAAAATAGGCAAAAGCGCCTCGAAACGGCGGTCCAAAAAGTACGGGAGTACGGCCGAAAACGCCTAAGTCGCCTAAAATCCCACGCTGCGCCGgctctcctctgccccagctctgccctgggccGGCAAGGGTTAACGGCAGCACCCTCACAGCAGGAGGGCGGCTTATTTTGCTAACTTTCTGCTAAATTGTTTGAAAACATCATCTCTCTCTATTTGCTAAACACCTGTGTAAGCACTAAGATCCCCGGCAATAACCTCAGGAGCTTTGCAGGCAGGTGTTTGCTGGGAGCGTTCGCAAGACGCCATGGAACCACGCAGAAAcgggggagaaaaggagaaaacggagaaaaggagaaagcgCGAGCCTTTTTTTCGCCATGACCCACAGTAATCGATGCTTTATAACGCAAAACGAATCCCTCTTTTTCAGGAGGAGACCTTCGCGCGAGCAGTCCTGGCCACCCACCCTCCCTACCCGCTGCCGCTTTGCTCTGCTCTCCGCCTGCACCCCAGCTCCCCCGTTTTTGGAGGAGAAGCTGCCGGCCTCCGAGCTGACCCCTCGCCATCGAATTCTTGCTTTTTAACActatttctgcttcttctcGGGGACATCCCGTCCACGTAGCCCCGAAGCATCGCACGTGTTCGCCGGCGCCTGAACCCTCCCAGCCCGGGAACCGCCTCTCCCTGCAAACCCGCCGAGGTTTTTGGGCGCGGAGACGCGTGCGAACAAGGcgaaaaaagggaagaaaatggcaaaaagccGTCGCGCCAGTTGGGAAAAGCCGTAGACCCGCGGCTTTGCAGCCCCGCCTCACCTTCGCAGCTCTTGCCGTCGCCCAGGAGGACGTAGCCGGCGGGGCAGGCGCAGCGGTAGGAGCCGGGGAGGTTGACGCAGGCGTGGGCGCAGAGCCGGGGACCCCCGTCCCGCTTGTACACCTCGCACTCGTTGAGGTCTGCGGGGAGACGAGGGGAGCGGGTTGCTCGGCCGAAAGCCCCGCAGCCCACCCCGCCGcgtgtccgtcccccccccggcccggctcaCCCTGGCAGAGGCCATTGGCGGCCGTGCCGCTCATGTGGAAGCCGGGCTcgcagctgcagtgctgggtcCGGTCGATTTGGGcgcagcggggctggcggcTGAAGGCCGGGTCGTCCGTCACGCTCCAGGCGGGGGGAGCTGAGGGGGACACGGCGGGATGGGGTTTGAAATGAGGCGGGGGGCCGAAATATGCCCGGAGGGTGGCGGGTCGCCCACCCCGGCCGGGGGTCACCCACCCGTCTGCGCCTGGTACTGGCAGGCGGTCCCAGTCCATTGCTGGGGACAGAGGCACTTGTACTGGTTCAGCCCCTCCAGGCACGTCCCGCCATTCTGGCAGGGGCTGCTCGAGCACTCGCTGatctctgcaaaaaaaaaaaaaaaaaaaaaaaaaaagccgccacattttatttcattttatttcgGGAAGCGAGCCGCAGGAACGCCGCACGCACCGGGCTGCGTTGGTACCCCCGCAGCACATCGTAAACGTCGATTCcgagtttttactttcattaaaaataatccagccaccaagccaggaaacgcgaaattgctactctcccctaCACTGGTTTAGTGCGCGCTTGGTCGTGTTgggtgaatggttggactgggcgagcttaaagggcttttccaacctaaacgattccatgattctactTTGCCGAATTCGGACGCCGGGTTGTTTCGCCACGACGCAGGGAGCCGTGGTGGCGCCGACGCCTTTCCCCCTCATGTCGGCTGCTGCGCTGCAGGTGAGGCTCCGA
This genomic interval from Pelecanus crispus isolate bPelCri1 chromosome 3, bPelCri1.pri, whole genome shotgun sequence contains the following:
- the FBLN7 gene encoding fibulin-7, whose protein sequence is MPGARCPLPLLPLLPLLLLLLLPAAPAPQSCLSRQQLLAAIRQMQQLLKGQETRFAEGLRVMKSRLSTLHASLAKAAPTPPAASCPALQAPADGKKFGTKYLVEHEVHFTCDPGFQLLGSSTRTCQANGSWTGQEPRCAEISECSSSPCQNGGTCLEGLNQYKCLCPQQWTGTACQYQAQTAPPAWSVTDDPAFSRQPRCAQIDRTQHCSCEPGFHMSGTAANGLCQDLNECEVYKRDGGPRLCAHACVNLPGSYRCACPAGYVLLGDGKSCEDVDECALSQDNCTGGTTCINTGGGFQCVSPQCPQPAGNVTYIKTSPFQCERNPCPMESRSCHQAPKTISFHYLPLPSNLLTPTPLFRMATAAAPGRPGPDSLRFGIVGGNNRGHFVMQRSDRQTGELILVQSLKGPQTIQVDVDMSEYLDRVFQAKHVSKITVFVSAYEF